Proteins from a single region of Candidatus Tumulicola sp.:
- the recR gene encoding recombination mediator RecR — protein MDSLAGPLGALIGELEKLPTVGPKTAARLAFYLLSASREDAQALAEAIVAVKDKIRFCKRCFGLSEGEVCSICDDPRRDAHMLCVVGEAKDVYAIERAMTYNGLYHVLGGLISPMEGIGVGQLKVKELVDRIGAEGIKEVIIATNPNAEGESTALYLSRLLAPLGAKVTRLAYGLPIGGELDYADETTLARALEGRRAI, from the coding sequence GTGGATTCTCTCGCCGGCCCGCTTGGGGCCCTGATCGGCGAACTGGAAAAACTGCCGACGGTCGGGCCCAAGACCGCGGCGCGCCTCGCGTTTTACTTGCTGTCCGCGAGCCGCGAGGACGCGCAGGCTCTCGCCGAAGCGATCGTCGCCGTGAAAGATAAGATCCGCTTCTGTAAGCGCTGCTTCGGTTTGAGCGAGGGCGAGGTGTGCTCGATCTGCGACGATCCGCGCCGAGATGCGCACATGCTGTGCGTGGTCGGCGAAGCCAAAGACGTCTACGCCATCGAACGGGCGATGACGTACAACGGGCTGTACCACGTGCTCGGCGGGCTGATCTCGCCGATGGAAGGCATCGGCGTCGGACAGCTCAAGGTCAAAGAACTCGTCGACCGGATCGGCGCCGAAGGCATCAAGGAAGTCATCATCGCCACCAATCCGAACGCCGAGGGCGAGTCGACCGCGCTGTATCTCTCGCGGCTCCTCGCGCCGCTCGGCGCCAAAGTGACGCGCCTCGCCTACGGCCTGCCGATCGGCGGCGAACTCGATTACGCAGACGAGACGACGCTGGCGCGCGCGCTCGAGGGCCGCCGGGCGATCTAA
- a CDS encoding M48 family metallopeptidase produces MNVWKRALAALVLLALLASSMPSPAGAVSTGTEIRIGQDAVKQVEAENALVNDPVLNNWVNNLAENLKRYRARPDINYTFKIIDTNSINAFSLPGGFVYVNFGLLNFVNSDDELAGVMGHEMGHVERRHQITLQAKAQAINLIIGILSIFSPFAYRFGNLIGGLSLYKLSRIDELQADQYGLLLMTRAGYDPMAMVSFMDRLQHEYGPNASGLEKYFETHPDPKARIGHLMGYPELAKTNTQQLLAQAIHDEEEGRYAFANNKLDQVLKADPANQLALLHKGQVELALGSFDKSQTALAQVASSSKNTDPAGAAAARMLAMLPRDPQPAKALLNPNLDPLRQQVAAALAGAKNNQAAIDERVKLGKDDLKQLNQRLDDLSYEVPNFGNVDIRPGSRIEAVFQDLEHMSKDLNVLLDKVDFITQEAPSLQKDDLGVLNEMQAPLREKALTGDTLRRLPYYKDLLSQMNTSAGDIVNSLTAARGAMALAWQSSPALDAYFRELSRSSLDFGGDISPRTAQKLKPLAIAAEQQLDTAANAAEEANRRYFSAQARQLQARITLLGVNFPEARYESLARSIHARLGIDAPSYDEALALNLSPGDVAVASWFAAEEKVPVSTVINEQRASKKTWIDLALDKHLSQESLEVTLGMWFLGYAETPAM; encoded by the coding sequence CATGCCGTCGCCGGCAGGCGCCGTGTCGACCGGCACCGAGATCCGCATCGGGCAAGACGCCGTGAAACAGGTCGAGGCCGAAAACGCCCTCGTCAACGACCCCGTGCTCAACAACTGGGTCAATAATCTGGCCGAGAACCTCAAGCGCTACCGCGCGCGGCCGGACATCAACTACACGTTCAAGATCATCGACACGAACAGCATCAACGCGTTCTCGCTGCCCGGCGGTTTCGTGTATGTGAATTTCGGACTGCTCAACTTCGTCAACTCGGACGACGAATTGGCCGGCGTCATGGGCCACGAGATGGGTCACGTGGAGCGGCGCCACCAGATCACGCTGCAGGCGAAGGCTCAGGCTATCAACCTGATCATCGGCATCCTGTCGATCTTCTCGCCTTTCGCATACCGCTTCGGAAATCTGATCGGCGGGTTGTCCCTGTACAAGTTGTCGCGCATCGACGAGCTGCAGGCCGACCAATACGGCTTGCTGTTGATGACGCGCGCCGGCTACGATCCCATGGCCATGGTGTCGTTCATGGATCGCCTCCAGCACGAATACGGGCCGAATGCATCGGGGCTCGAGAAATACTTCGAGACGCACCCGGACCCCAAAGCGCGCATCGGGCACCTGATGGGCTATCCGGAACTCGCAAAGACCAATACGCAGCAGCTCCTCGCGCAGGCGATCCACGACGAGGAAGAGGGCCGCTACGCGTTCGCAAACAACAAGCTGGATCAAGTCCTGAAGGCCGATCCTGCGAACCAGCTCGCGCTGCTGCACAAGGGGCAGGTCGAATTGGCGCTTGGCAGCTTTGACAAGAGTCAAACGGCGCTCGCGCAGGTCGCAAGCTCCTCCAAGAACACCGATCCGGCCGGTGCCGCGGCCGCCCGCATGCTCGCGATGCTGCCACGAGATCCTCAACCGGCCAAGGCGCTGCTGAATCCGAATCTCGACCCGCTGCGCCAGCAGGTCGCAGCCGCGCTTGCAGGTGCGAAGAACAATCAGGCGGCGATCGACGAGCGCGTCAAGCTCGGCAAAGACGATCTGAAGCAGCTCAACCAGCGTCTCGACGATCTTTCGTACGAAGTGCCCAATTTCGGCAACGTCGACATCAGGCCCGGAAGCCGCATCGAAGCCGTGTTCCAGGACCTGGAGCACATGTCCAAAGATCTCAACGTCCTGCTCGACAAGGTCGACTTCATCACGCAGGAAGCGCCCAGTCTGCAAAAGGACGATCTCGGCGTGCTGAACGAGATGCAAGCGCCGCTGCGCGAAAAGGCGCTGACCGGCGACACCTTGCGCCGCTTGCCCTATTACAAGGACTTGCTTTCGCAGATGAACACGTCGGCGGGCGATATCGTGAACTCGCTGACGGCGGCGCGCGGCGCGATGGCCTTGGCTTGGCAGTCATCGCCTGCGCTCGATGCCTATTTCCGTGAGCTGTCGCGCAGTTCGCTCGATTTCGGCGGCGATATCTCGCCGCGCACGGCGCAAAAACTCAAACCGCTCGCGATCGCGGCAGAGCAGCAGCTCGACACCGCCGCCAACGCGGCTGAGGAAGCGAACCGGCGCTACTTCTCCGCGCAGGCGCGCCAGCTGCAAGCCCGCATCACGCTGCTCGGGGTCAACTTCCCCGAGGCACGCTACGAATCGCTCGCCCGCTCGATCCACGCTCGCCTCGGCATCGACGCGCCGAGCTACGACGAGGCGCTCGCCTTGAATCTGTCGCCGGGCGACGTCGCAGTCGCCTCGTGGTTCGCGGCCGAGGAAAAAGTGCCGGTGAGCACGGTCATCAACGAGCAGCGCGCCAGCAAGAAGACGTGGATCGACCTAGCGCTTGACAAGCACCTCTCGCAGGAGTCGCTGGAAGTGACGCTTGGGATGTGGTTCTTAGGCTACGCCGAAACGCCGGCAATGTAG